The Methanoplanus sp. FWC-SCC4 genome has a window encoding:
- the cmk gene encoding (d)CMP kinase gives MRITVSGPPGSGTTSLAKHLSEKYSFELISAGEVFRSLASEKDMNLIDFGKLCEEDPAVDSLIDKRQKEIGEQKDNIIIEGRLAGHMIRNADLKIWVLASPECRAERIAERENVIFESAKNETVLREASEAARYKKYYDIDIYNLSIYDLVISSEKWNKEGLASVVDIAVENINQ, from the coding sequence TTGCGAATTACTGTCAGCGGTCCTCCGGGCAGCGGGACAACATCACTTGCAAAACATCTTTCCGAAAAATATTCTTTTGAACTCATATCAGCAGGGGAAGTCTTTCGTTCACTTGCCAGTGAAAAAGATATGAATTTAATTGATTTCGGAAAATTGTGTGAAGAGGATCCCGCTGTCGACAGTTTAATTGATAAGAGACAAAAAGAGATTGGAGAACAAAAAGACAATATAATTATCGAAGGCAGACTTGCCGGACATATGATCCGGAATGCAGATTTGAAAATCTGGGTTTTGGCATCACCTGAATGTCGGGCTGAGAGAATTGCTGAACGTGAAAATGTGATTTTTGAATCCGCAAAGAACGAGACAGTATTACGCGAAGCATCCGAAGCTGCACGATACAAAAAATACTATGATATCGATATCTATAACCTTTCAATATATGATCTTGTAATAAGTTCTGAGAAATGGAATAAAGAAGGACTGGCATCAGTCGTCGATATTGCAGTTGAAAATATCAACCAATAA
- a CDS encoding DUF106 domain-containing protein, whose amino-acid sequence MAKTNAKPAGMFTFLIIMVLAMVVYSVPFLRNGIANAADVILSPIHQFLGVSWPVMILILAVITGCYSSLLQKYTIDYEKMQRVQKKMRDFQKVFREAQLSGDEKKLRKLNEKRDKMMQDQLQMSQEQFKPMGWIMIITIPIFLWLLQKAPEMGTITFPYLGELNLIDPTFSFLPAWILWYMICSLTLSQVIRKTLDIGGL is encoded by the coding sequence ATGGCAAAGACAAATGCAAAACCTGCAGGAATGTTTACATTCCTCATTATAATGGTCCTTGCCATGGTTGTGTACAGCGTTCCTTTTTTAAGAAATGGAATCGCAAACGCTGCGGATGTTATTTTAAGTCCGATACATCAATTTTTGGGTGTTTCATGGCCTGTTATGATTCTTATTCTTGCAGTAATAACAGGATGTTATTCATCTCTTCTTCAAAAGTACACTATTGACTATGAGAAGATGCAGAGAGTGCAAAAGAAGATGCGTGATTTCCAGAAAGTTTTCAGAGAGGCTCAGCTTTCCGGAGATGAAAAGAAATTACGCAAATTAAACGAAAAACGCGACAAGATGATGCAGGATCAGCTTCAAATGTCCCAGGAACAGTTCAAGCCAATGGGATGGATCATGATAATCACAATACCCATATTTCTGTGGCTGTTGCAAAAAGCTCCTGAAATGGGAACAATAACATTTCCCTATCTGGGAGAATTAAATCTGATCGATCCAACTTTCTCATTCCTCCCGGCGTGGATTCTCTGGTACATGATCTGTTCACTGACACTAAGTCAGGTAATTCGCAAAACTCTGGATATAGGAGGCCTTTGA
- a CDS encoding adenylate kinase, translating to MSKGKKVVITGVPGVGKTTVIDSSLEALKEEGVNYTSINFGTCMFEVACDQGIVNDRDEMRKLDQELQRALQKTAAQVIAKIQDNVIIDTHCTVSTPHGYLAGLPSWVLQELNPDIIVLVETDEDQILKRRLSDTSRTRDMEGYSTIKDHQRFNRYMAASYAMMTGCTVKIVKNLDFLLENAVGEMVALLR from the coding sequence TTGTCAAAAGGAAAAAAAGTTGTCATAACAGGGGTACCGGGCGTTGGAAAGACTACAGTAATTGACTCTTCACTTGAAGCATTAAAAGAAGAAGGTGTCAATTACACCTCTATCAATTTCGGCACATGTATGTTTGAAGTTGCATGTGATCAGGGAATTGTTAACGACCGTGATGAAATGCGCAAACTGGATCAGGAACTCCAGAGAGCTTTGCAGAAAACTGCAGCACAGGTCATCGCAAAAATACAGGATAATGTCATAATTGACACACACTGCACAGTAAGTACTCCACATGGTTACCTTGCAGGCCTGCCATCGTGGGTATTACAGGAATTAAACCCGGATATCATTGTGCTGGTTGAAACTGATGAAGATCAGATCTTAAAGCGTCGTCTTTCAGACACTTCACGCACAAGGGATATGGAAGGATATTCAACAATTAAGGATCATCAGCGCTTTAACCGTTACATGGCAGCATCATATGCAATGATGACAGGATGTACTGTTAAGATTGTTAAGAATCTTGACTTCCTTCTTGAAAATGCAGTCGGTGAAATGGTAGCACTTCTGAGGTGA
- the secY gene encoding preprotein translocase subunit SecY, giving the protein MGAMLDRMEPLLAAMPAVRSPEGHVHFKNKMMWTVAVLILYFLLTNVQIFGLSPDTQDWLGMYRALLAGASGTIVHLGIGPIVTASIVLQLLNGADLLGINTSDARGQVMYMGLQKLLIFVMIIFEAAPNVIGGFLTPDPAIAMQLFGGSMGLVSLLIFIQLCIGGFLIFLMDEVVTKWGVGSGVGLFIVAGVSQGLINGFLNWAPVNDAYPVGFFPRLFAVIGEGANFVEYFGLDVLALLTTLIIFGLVVYAESTRIEIPLAHSAVRGARGRFPVKLIYASVLPMILVRVLQANWQMLGLFLNNMGITILGEFDGQNPVNGIMYITAPINRPTDWMWWVIDLGHPVWEVILRMGIDFFVMVVGGAIFALFWVKTAGLDSSHVARQIQRSGMHIPGYRRNEQVLVKYLDRYIPRVTVIGGIAVGILSVLANYLGVIGAVGGTGLLLTVSIVYRLYEEIASEQIMEMYPVMRGFFGKE; this is encoded by the coding sequence ATGGGAGCAATGCTGGATAGAATGGAACCCCTGTTGGCGGCAATGCCCGCTGTCAGGAGTCCGGAGGGGCACGTCCACTTCAAAAATAAGATGATGTGGACAGTTGCAGTTCTGATATTGTATTTTTTGTTAACTAATGTTCAGATATTCGGTCTCAGTCCCGACACGCAGGACTGGCTCGGTATGTACCGTGCCCTGCTAGCCGGTGCAAGTGGAACGATTGTCCACCTGGGTATCGGACCGATCGTCACTGCATCAATTGTTCTCCAGCTATTAAACGGTGCTGACCTTCTTGGTATTAACACTTCAGACGCACGTGGCCAGGTCATGTACATGGGCCTTCAGAAACTGCTCATATTCGTTATGATCATTTTTGAAGCTGCACCAAATGTCATTGGAGGTTTCTTAACACCTGACCCTGCAATTGCAATGCAGTTGTTTGGAGGCAGTATGGGTCTGGTATCATTACTGATATTTATCCAGCTGTGTATCGGTGGTTTTCTAATCTTCCTGATGGACGAAGTAGTTACCAAATGGGGTGTCGGTTCCGGTGTAGGTCTCTTCATTGTGGCAGGTGTTTCACAGGGGCTGATTAACGGTTTCCTTAACTGGGCTCCTGTAAACGATGCATATCCTGTTGGTTTCTTCCCCCGTCTGTTCGCAGTTATAGGAGAAGGAGCCAATTTTGTAGAATACTTCGGGCTTGATGTACTTGCCCTTCTGACAACACTCATAATATTTGGTCTTGTAGTATATGCAGAATCAACAAGAATTGAAATTCCGCTTGCACACTCGGCTGTACGAGGTGCAAGAGGCAGATTCCCTGTAAAACTTATTTACGCAAGTGTTCTGCCAATGATTCTTGTTCGTGTTCTTCAGGCTAACTGGCAGATGCTCGGATTGTTCCTCAATAACATGGGAATTACAATCCTCGGAGAGTTTGATGGTCAGAATCCTGTAAACGGAATTATGTATATCACAGCACCAATCAACAGGCCGACTGACTGGATGTGGTGGGTTATTGATCTCGGCCATCCGGTATGGGAAGTCATATTACGTATGGGAATTGATTTCTTTGTAATGGTAGTCGGTGGTGCAATCTTTGCTCTGTTCTGGGTAAAAACAGCAGGCCTTGATTCATCACATGTTGCAAGACAGATCCAGAGGAGTGGTATGCACATTCCGGGATACCGTAGAAACGAGCAGGTTCTCGTAAAATATCTTGACCGCTATATCCCCCGTGTAACAGTCATTGGTGGTATTGCTGTGGGTATTTTAAGTGTTCTTGCAAACTATCTTGGTGTTATCGGAGCTGTTGGAGGTACCGGTCTCCTGCTGACCGTCAGTATTGTCTACCGTCTCTATGAGGAAATTGCAAGTGAGCAGATCATGGAAATGTATCCGGTCATGCGTGGTTTCTTCGGAAAGGAGTGA
- a CDS encoding uL15m family ribosomal protein has product MPVNKRSKYRGSRTCGGGTHKNRRGAGNRGGKGRAGHRDHRFTHFLLAGQVHNGKHGFFNQTGSANKVLDIGDIDQMIDSLVARGFATVDGDTIILDAEQIGINKILGGGKVTHKMNITAEAFSETAKAKIEENGGQILAA; this is encoded by the coding sequence ATGCCTGTAAACAAAAGATCAAAATACCGTGGTTCCCGTACATGCGGTGGTGGAACACACAAAAATCGTCGTGGTGCAGGAAATCGTGGAGGAAAAGGACGTGCAGGTCACAGAGACCACCGTTTCACACACTTCCTCCTTGCAGGTCAGGTTCACAATGGAAAACACGGATTTTTCAACCAGACCGGATCTGCAAACAAAGTCCTTGATATCGGCGATATCGATCAGATGATCGATTCACTTGTCGCAAGGGGATTCGCCACTGTCGATGGCGACACAATAATCTTAGATGCAGAGCAGATCGGAATTAATAAAATACTTGGCGGTGGAAAAGTTACACATAAGATGAACATAACCGCCGAGGCATTTTCCGAAACTGCCAAAGCAAAAATCGAAGAGAACGGCGGCCAGATTCTGGCTGCTTAA
- a CDS encoding 50S ribosomal protein L30 — translation MYVVVQVRGVVNTRKEIKDTLKMLRLHHINHCVLIPDTPAYAGMIRKVKDYVAYGEVNSEVLATILETRGRLTGDVKLTDEYVKENSKFADISSFANAICSGEAQLTDLPGLKPVLRLHPPRKGYKSIKRTYQQGGALGNYGSEINNLLYRMR, via the coding sequence ATGTACGTCGTTGTTCAGGTTCGTGGTGTTGTAAACACCAGAAAAGAGATCAAAGACACACTCAAAATGCTCCGCCTCCACCACATAAACCACTGTGTCCTTATCCCTGACACACCTGCATATGCAGGTATGATCAGGAAAGTAAAGGATTACGTGGCATACGGCGAAGTAAACTCAGAAGTACTTGCAACAATCCTTGAAACACGCGGACGCCTGACAGGAGACGTAAAACTTACAGATGAATATGTCAAAGAGAACTCAAAGTTCGCAGACATCAGTTCATTTGCAAATGCAATCTGTTCAGGAGAAGCACAGCTTACAGATCTTCCGGGATTAAAACCAGTTCTGCGCCTTCACCCGCCTAGAAAAGGATACAAGTCTATCAAGCGCACATACCAGCAGGGTGGAGCACTTGGTAACTATGGAAGCGAGATAAACAACCTTCTTTACAGAATGAGGTGA
- a CDS encoding 30S ribosomal protein S5 — MAFEQEEWIPLTGLGKKVAAGEIPSLDTVLESGRPIKEPQIVDYFLPDLEDEVLDINMVQRMTDSGRRVKFRCAVVVGNSNGYIGFGQAKDAQVGNAIKKAIANAKINIIKVKRGCGSWECACGEGHSIPVRATGKAGSVKVTLVPAPQGIGLVTGDIGKKVLHLAGIRDVWTYSSGNTRTTINYAKATYDALKQANLVRMGGSQ; from the coding sequence ATGGCCTTTGAACAGGAAGAATGGATTCCTCTCACCGGTCTCGGAAAGAAGGTAGCCGCCGGAGAAATCCCAAGCCTTGACACTGTGCTTGAAAGCGGAAGACCAATCAAAGAGCCACAGATCGTTGACTACTTCCTCCCGGATCTTGAAGATGAAGTACTCGACATCAACATGGTGCAGAGAATGACCGACAGTGGCAGACGTGTTAAATTCCGCTGTGCTGTTGTAGTAGGAAACAGCAATGGTTACATTGGCTTTGGCCAGGCAAAGGATGCCCAGGTCGGAAATGCAATTAAAAAGGCAATTGCCAATGCAAAAATCAATATAATCAAAGTCAAAAGAGGCTGTGGCAGCTGGGAATGTGCATGTGGTGAGGGTCATTCAATCCCCGTCCGTGCTACAGGAAAGGCAGGCAGTGTAAAAGTTACACTCGTGCCGGCACCACAGGGAATCGGACTTGTAACGGGTGACATCGGAAAGAAAGTATTACACCTTGCAGGTATTCGTGATGTATGGACTTACTCAAGCGGTAACACACGTACAACCATAAACTATGCAAAAGCAACTTACGATGCACTCAAGCAGGCTAACCTTGTAAGAATGGGAGGCTCACAATAA
- a CDS encoding 50S ribosomal protein L18 — MATGPRYFVQFRRRREGKTDYYKRLKLLLSEKPRMVVRKTNKQIICQLVEAHLDGDRTLVAAYSSELEKYGYKGATGNTPAAYLTGMLFAVKAFNAGYEEAILDIGLHRATYGAKIFAALKGAVNAGFNIPHGEDILPDDDRVKGVHIAEYAPERAGDLVENVEAVEDAIMKELR; from the coding sequence ATGGCAACAGGTCCAAGATATTTTGTCCAGTTCCGCAGACGCAGAGAAGGCAAAACAGACTACTACAAGCGCTTAAAACTTCTCCTCTCCGAGAAACCACGTATGGTCGTTCGTAAGACTAACAAACAGATCATCTGTCAGCTTGTTGAAGCTCACCTTGATGGTGACAGAACACTTGTTGCCGCATATTCAAGTGAACTTGAAAAATATGGCTACAAAGGTGCAACCGGAAACACACCAGCTGCATACCTTACAGGTATGCTCTTTGCAGTCAAGGCATTCAATGCAGGCTACGAAGAAGCAATTCTGGACATTGGTCTTCACCGTGCAACATACGGCGCAAAAATATTTGCAGCACTGAAAGGAGCTGTAAATGCAGGCTTCAACATTCCTCATGGCGAGGATATCCTTCCTGATGATGACAGGGTAAAAGGAGTACACATCGCAGAATACGCTCCTGAGAGAGCAGGCGATCTTGTAGAAAATGTCGAAGCAGTTGAAGATGCAATTATGAAGGAGCTGAGATAA
- a CDS encoding 50S ribosomal protein L19e → MSDLKNQKRMAAAVLKCGVNRVCLNPENAEEISNAISREDIRGLVEEGAISARPVKGISRGRARVLAAKRSYGHCKGAGRRKGAAGARNPSKRIWIRKIRAIRRELRTLRDEGEIDAHLYRIMYRKAAGGQFRSVAHMKAQLEQISGRME, encoded by the coding sequence ATGAGTGATCTGAAAAACCAGAAGCGTATGGCAGCAGCAGTTCTCAAATGTGGTGTAAACCGTGTATGTCTGAACCCTGAAAATGCAGAGGAGATCTCCAATGCTATTTCACGCGAAGATATCAGAGGACTTGTTGAAGAAGGTGCAATTTCCGCCAGACCTGTAAAGGGCATAAGCCGCGGAAGAGCACGTGTACTTGCAGCAAAGCGTTCATACGGTCACTGTAAAGGTGCAGGACGCAGGAAAGGTGCAGCAGGAGCACGCAATCCATCCAAGCGCATATGGATTAGAAAAATACGCGCAATCAGAAGAGAACTTCGCACACTCCGTGATGAAGGCGAGATTGACGCACATTTATACAGAATTATGTACAGAAAAGCAGCTGGAGGGCAGTTCAGAAGTGTTGCCCACATGAAGGCACAGCTTGAGCAGATCTCAGGGAGGATGGAATAA
- a CDS encoding 50S ribosomal protein L32e, with protein sequence MVDDKIRLIRARNAQRATFKRQGLSRKKKLEDTWRRPRGLQSKQRKQYRAKGRHPRSGFGSPKAVRGMHPSGYEEVLVFNIADLEGLNSEIQAIRIAAAVGNKKRASIQEKAAELTLKVINPKDVSIKTGEVAEAAEEVKDNE encoded by the coding sequence ATGGTTGACGATAAAATAAGACTGATAAGGGCAAGGAACGCCCAGCGTGCAACCTTTAAGCGCCAGGGTCTGTCCCGGAAAAAGAAACTTGAAGACACCTGGAGAAGACCACGTGGTCTTCAGAGCAAACAGAGGAAGCAGTACCGTGCAAAAGGACGCCACCCAAGATCAGGCTTTGGAAGCCCGAAGGCAGTCCGCGGAATGCACCCGTCAGGATACGAAGAAGTACTTGTATTCAACATAGCAGATCTCGAAGGTCTTAACTCAGAGATTCAGGCAATCAGGATTGCTGCAGCTGTTGGAAACAAAAAGCGTGCTTCAATTCAGGAAAAAGCTGCAGAGCTTACACTTAAAGTCATAAACCCAAAGGATGTTTCAATAAAGACCGGAGAGGTCGCTGAAGCAGCAGAAGAGGTGAAAGACAATGAGTGA
- the rpl6p gene encoding 50S ribosomal protein L6 — protein MITERKVTIPEGVNAEIIGSTLSVSGPKGKIERNMHYPNVNIKIEEGEFVVSTESTRKKITAMLGTYASHAKNMCRGVTEEYVYTMKVVYSHFPIQLKTSGNKLEIANFLGEKESRFAEIPEGVKIKISGDEITLTGINKEMVGTASGRIERATKVRGRDSRVFQDGIYIVNKA, from the coding sequence ATGATCACAGAAAGAAAAGTTACAATTCCGGAGGGTGTCAACGCTGAAATTATCGGTTCAACTCTCTCTGTTTCCGGACCTAAAGGAAAAATTGAGAGAAATATGCACTACCCCAATGTCAACATAAAAATTGAAGAAGGGGAATTCGTTGTTTCAACCGAATCAACAAGGAAGAAGATTACCGCTATGCTCGGAACATACGCATCACACGCAAAAAATATGTGCAGAGGCGTTACCGAAGAGTATGTCTATACAATGAAAGTTGTATACAGTCACTTCCCAATTCAGCTCAAGACCAGCGGAAACAAACTTGAGATCGCAAACTTCCTCGGTGAAAAGGAATCCCGTTTCGCTGAAATTCCAGAAGGTGTCAAGATTAAAATCAGCGGTGATGAAATCACACTGACAGGAATTAACAAAGAAATGGTAGGAACTGCATCAGGGAGAATTGAGAGAGCAACAAAAGTCCGTGGACGTGATTCACGCGTTTTCCAGGACGGAATTTACATCGTAAACAAGGCGTGA
- a CDS encoding 30S ribosomal protein S8: MTRLNPIADAMSAIKNASDVGKTECIVEPAGKLLGAMLGIMKEENYIESFELIDDGRGGQFRISLNGNINKCGVISPRFAVSVDELEKWENQYLPAKNFGILLITTSKGVLSHENARRLGVGGELLGYVY; this comes from the coding sequence ATGACAAGGCTTAATCCAATTGCAGATGCAATGAGCGCTATCAAAAACGCCTCTGACGTAGGTAAGACAGAATGTATTGTCGAACCCGCAGGCAAACTTCTTGGAGCAATGCTCGGCATCATGAAGGAAGAGAACTACATTGAAAGCTTCGAGCTTATCGATGACGGCAGAGGCGGACAGTTCAGGATCTCACTCAACGGAAACATAAACAAATGCGGCGTTATCAGCCCGCGTTTTGCTGTTAGTGTTGATGAACTTGAAAAATGGGAAAACCAGTACCTCCCTGCAAAGAACTTTGGAATACTCCTGATTACAACATCAAAGGGTGTTCTGTCACACGAAAATGCACGCCGTCTCGGTGTAGGCGGAGAACTTCTCGGATATGTATACTAA